From Agelaius phoeniceus isolate bAgePho1 chromosome 38, bAgePho1.hap1, whole genome shotgun sequence, the proteins below share one genomic window:
- the LOC129134621 gene encoding LOW QUALITY PROTEIN: red-sensitive opsin (The sequence of the model RefSeq protein was modified relative to this genomic sequence to represent the inferred CDS: inserted 1 base in 1 codon; deleted 2 bases in 2 codons) gives MATGVFDGAVFAARRRHDDDDTTRDSIFTYTNSNNTRGPFEGPNYHIAPRWVYNLTSLWMIFVVVASVFTNGLVLVATAKFKKLRHPLNWILVNLAXADLGETVIASTISVVNQIFGYFILGHPMCVIEGYTVSACGITALWSLAIISWERWFVVCKPFGNIKFDGKLAVAGVLFSWIWSCAWTAPPIFGWSRYWPHGLKTSCGPDVFSGSTDPGVQSYMVVLMVTCCFFPLAVIIFCYLQVWLAIRAVSAQQKESPPDTPLTPQTPQ, from the exons ATGGCGACGGGCGTTTTCGACGGGGCGGTTTTCGCCGCCCGCCGGCGTCACGACGACGACGACACCACGCGCGACAGCATCTTCACCTACACCAACAGCAAC AACACGCGCG GTCCCTTCGAGGGCCCCAACTACCACATCGCGCCGCGCTGGGTGTACAACCTGACGTCGCTGTGGATGATCTTCGTGGTGGTGGCCTCGGTGTTCACCAACGGGCTGGTGCTGGTGGCCACGGCCAAGTTCAAGAAGCTGCGGCACCCCCTGAACTGGATCCTGGTCAACCTGG TGGCCGACCTGGGCGAGACGGTCATCGCCAGCACCATCAGCGTGGTCAACCAGATCTTCGGCTACTTCATCCTGGGCCACCCCATGTGCGTCATCGAGGGCTACACCGTCAGCGCCTGCg GCATCACGGcgctctggtccctggccatCATCTCCTGGGAGCGCTGGTTCGTGGTGTGCAAACCCTTCGGGAACATCAAGTTCGACGGGAAGCTGGCGGTGGCC GGGGTCCTCTTCTCATGGATCTGGTCCTGCGCCTGGACCGCGCCCCCCATCTTCggctggagcag GTACTGGCCCCACGGGCTGAAGACCTCGTGCGGGCCGGACGTGTTCAGCGGCAGCACGGACCCGGGCGTGCAGTCCTACATGGTGGTGCTGATGGTcacctgctgcttcttcccGCTGGCCGTCATCATCTTCTGCTACCTGCAAGTCTGGCTGGCCATCCGTGCG GTGTCAGCCCAGCAGAAGGAGTCACCCCCAGATACCCCTTTAACCCCTCAAACCCCACAATAA